A section of the Salminus brasiliensis chromosome 10, fSalBra1.hap2, whole genome shotgun sequence genome encodes:
- the cipca gene encoding CLOCK-interacting pacemaker a, with amino-acid sequence MANKHKVSKSELEGDSGFSDASSGYLSAVDQEMFEDVRSSTSTAHHLHSGPLLPLVPESYQDVSPMFRMNNIVVKQPGPLTPALKPWGFNQSLELVPQSPVVLLQPVMPSSNCTSLTPASQQRQSKNYIPILNSFLKIAPHPAHGVTRDLETNSIHKSSSGHRHAGKRRHNDKQSRSSSLKQDVSESTTVGSRSADSSMFSHSLGNMDSSPQLPALQETSGSTTPFSVCSDGYPSPFPEASPKDSYTSSDDAENFSESLSPSFSKRKRFCNTYNILNRSGLLGITMRTKELIRQNKRSQAQLQKLQAHTDLFLEAMSSRDPQVWAKLQLTIQNPSSEESKEDTVGNLELDTTAIDCM; translated from the exons ATGGCAAACAAACATAAAGTATCCAAATCCGAGTTGGAGGGGGACTCTGGTTTTTCAG ATGCCAGTTCTGGGTATCTCAGTGCTGTGGACCAGGAGATGTTTGAAGATGTGAGGTCCAGCACCTCCACAGCACACCACTTGCACTCAGGTCCACTGCTGCCTCTAGTGCCAGAGTCTTACCAAGATGTTTCTCCAATGTTCAGAATGAACAATATTGTTGTCAAACAG CCCGGGCCGTTGACCCCAGCATTAAAACCTTGGGGTTTCAACCAGTCACTGGAATTGGTTCCTCAGTCCCCAGTGGTTCTCCTCCAGCCGGTGATGCCCAGCAGCAACTGCACTTCCCTCAccccagccagccagcaaagACAATCCAAAAATTACATTCCCATCCTAAACTCATTTCTAAAAATTGCTCCCCACCCTGCTCATGGAGTCACAAGAGACCTTGAAACGAACTCCATCCATAAGAGCAGTTCAGGCCACAGACATGCTGGAAAGCGTCGCCATAATGATAAGCAATCTCGCAGCTCTTCTTTAAAGCAGGATGTCTCTGAATCTACCACTGTGGGAAGTCGTTCTGCTGATTCCTCCATGTTCAGTCACAGTTTGGGAAATATGGATTCTTCACCACAGCTTCCTGCCCTTCAGGAGACCAGCGGCTCGACCACTCCTTTCTCTGTCTGCAGTGACGGCTATCCTTCTCCATTTCCTGAAGCAAGTCCCAAAGACTCATATACTTCCAGTGATGACGCTGAGAACTTTTCGGAGTCTCTTTCTCCAAGCTTCAGCAAACGCAAGCGCTTCTGCAACACGTACAACATTCTAAACCGGTCAGGGTTACTGGGGATCACAATGCGCACAAAGGAGCTCATTCGTCAGAACAAGCGCTCCCAGGCCCAGCTCCAAAAGCTGCAGGCTCATACAGACCTTTTCCTGGAGGCCATGAGCAGCAGGGACCCTCAGGTCTGGGCCAAGCTGCAGCTCACCATCCAAAACCCTTCTTCAGAGGAGTCAAAGGAGGACACTGTGGGAAACTTGGAGTTAGACACCACAGCCATTGACTGCATGTAG
- the pgfb gene encoding placenta growth factor, translated as MCAPVSLLQILAAFLALSPAQCSSSTTSNSTSKVILFQDVWGRSFCRTIEKLVEVVQEYPGEVEHIFSPACVPLVRCAGCCGDENLECHPTLTSNITMQLLKLKPSEKGQEYVEMTFVEHKSCECRLRKPTPKHDRRRPRGRGRKRKEKKKDCDGCQPPRR; from the exons ATGTGCGCGCCGGTCTCCCTCCTCCAGATCCTTGCTGCTTTCCTGGCGCTTTCACCAGCTCAG TGTTCCTCCTCAACCACTTCAAACAGCACCTCCAAAG TAATCCTGTTTCAAGACGTGTGGGGGCGGAGCTTCTGCCGCACCATAGAGAAGCTGGTGGAGGTAGTGCAGGAGTATCCTGGGGAAGTGGAGCACATCTTCAGCCCTGCATGCGTTCCATTGGTCCGTTGTGCTGGTTGCTGTGGGGACGAGAACTTGGAGTGCCACCCCACGCTTACCTCCAACATTACTATGCAA TTATTGAAGCTGAAGCCATCGGAAAAGGGTCAGGAGTATGTGGAGATGACTTTCGTGGAACATAAAAGCTGTGAATGTAG ACTAAGAAAGCCTACACCGAAACATGACAG ACGGAGACCaagaggaagagggaggaaaaggaaggagaaaaagaaggaCTGTGATGG GTGTCAGCCCCCTAGAAGGTAA